In Quercus lobata isolate SW786 chromosome 12, ValleyOak3.0 Primary Assembly, whole genome shotgun sequence, a genomic segment contains:
- the LOC115972567 gene encoding probable cyclic nucleotide-gated ion channel 14 has product MYVTEQNTSMELKKVRFYNDEKQNLRSPWEKNDTQKQLEKPLPVYNVSAALLKPEGGGVGVRDFKNQSINTTSTFGKLKVSPENHKQWHRRILDPGSDVVLQWNRIFLFFCLVALFVDPLFFYVPMVVNNASTLCMTTDLRLGIVITCFRTIADIFYMLHIVIKSRTAFVSPSSRVFGRGELVMDPKMILRRYLRSDFLVDLIAALPLPQIVIWFILPAIKSSQAHSTDNTLVLIVLLQYIPRLYLIFPLSSQIIKATGVVTKTAWAGAAYNLLLYMLASHVLGASWYLLSIERYATCWKSERRMEDSPIKCVPRYLSCDTLDDNDRIKWENSTAVFNNCNPNNSTSFNYGLFANAMTNNVVSSVFVEKYFYCLWWGLQNLSSYGQNLSTSTFIGETSFAILIAIMGLVLFAHLIGNMQTYLQSITVRLEEWRLKRRDTEEWMRHRQLPQDLQERVRRFVQYKWLATRGVDEESILCALPPDLRRDIQRHLCLDLVLRVPFFSQMDDQLLDAICERLVSSLSTQGTCIVREGDPVTEMLFIIRGRLESSTTNGGRTGFFNSITLRQGDFCGEELLAWALLPKSTVNLPSSTRTVRAIVEVEAFALRAEDLKFVANQFRRLHSKKLQHTFRFYSHHWRTWAACFIQVAWRRHKKRMTAKSLSMKESFSYSLDEQVANETEQGKEEHSTSSSTSLQAKQNLGVTILASRFAANTRRGAQKIKDVGLPKLQKPEEPDFSMEPEDD; this is encoded by the exons ATGTATGTGACCGAACAAAATACAAGCATGGAGCTAAAGAAAGTGAG GTTTTACAACgatgaaaaacaaaatctacGATCTCCATGGGAAAAAAATGACACCCAGAAACAGTTAGAAAAGCCTTTGCCAGTGTACAATGTCTCTGCAGCTTTGTTAAAACCAGaaggtggtggtgttggtgttcGCGATTTTAAAAACCAAAGTATTAATACAACTTCCACGTTTGGAAAGCTTAAGGTTTCCCCAGAGAATCATAAGCAATGGCATAGGCGAATTCTTGATCCTGGAAGTGACGTTGTCCTGCAATGGAACAggattttcctctttttttgtttggtagcACTCTTTGTTGATCCACTTTTTTTCTACGTTCCAATGGTAGTGAACAATGCCAGTACTTTGTGTATGACAACTGATTTGAGACTGGGGATTGTGATAACGTGTTTTAGGACAATTGCTGATATATTTTACATGTTACATATAGTCATAAAGTCCCGGACAGCTTTTGTATCACCAAGTTCAAGAGTGTTTGGGAGGGGTGAGCTTGTCATGGATCCAAAGATGATTTTGAGGCGGTATTTAAGATCGGATTTCTTGGTAGATCTCATAGCTGCACTGCCTCTTCCCCAG ATTGTGATATGGTTCATTCTACCGGCAATTAAATCCTCACAAGCTCATAGTACTGACAATACCCTTGTACTGATTGTTCTGCTCCAATATATTCCCAGACTATATCTCATTTTCCCATTAAGTTCTCAGATTATCAAAGCCACTGGTGTCGTCACAAAAACTGCTTGGGCTGGGGCTGCATATAATCTCCTACTCTACATGTTAGCTAGTCAT GTCTTAGGGGCATCATGGTATTTGCTGTCCATTGAACGGTATGCAActtgctggaaatctgaacgCAGAATGGAAGATAGCCCTATAAAATGTGTCCCTCGTTACTTGTCATGTGATACTTTGGATGACAATGATCGCATCAAATGGGAAAACAGCACTGCTGTGTTTAATAACTGCAATCCAAATAATTCTACCAGTTTCAATTATGGCCTATTTGCAAATGCCATGACAAATAATGTTGTCTCCTCAGTGTTTGTTGAGAAGTATTTCTATTGTCTGTGGTGGGGCTTACAGAACTTGAG TTCTTATGGCCAGAATTTATCGACAAGCACATTTATAGGGGAAACTTCTTTTGCCATACTCATTGCAATAATGGGACTGGTGTTGTTTGCCCATTTGATTGGAAATATGCAG ACCTATCTGCAATCTATCACTGTGAGGCTTGAGGAGTGGAGGCTCAAGCGACGAGACACTGAGGAGTGGATGAGACATCGCCAACTTCCTCAGGATCTGCAAGAACGTGTCAGGCGATTTGTGCAGTACAAGTGGCTTGCAACTCGAGGAGTTGATGAAGAGTCAATCTTATGTGCCTTACCTCCAGATCTCCGTCGAGATATCCAACGCCACCTATGCTTGGACCTTGTTCTACGT GTACCCTTTTTCTCACAGATGGATGATCAACTACTTGATGCTATTTGTGAGCGGTTGGTGTCATCCTTAAGTACTCAGGGCACCTGCATTGTTCGTGAAGGTGACCCTGTGACAGAGATGCTTTTTATAATCCGAGGGAGGCTAGAGAGCTCCACTACAAATGGAGGCCGGACAGGTTTCTTCAACTCAATTACTTTGAGACAAGGTGATTTTTGTGGGGAAGAGCTGCTTGCATGGGCGTTGCTTCCAAAATCTACTGTCAACTTGCCTTCTTCTACAAGAACAGTTAGAGCCATTGTTGAAGTGGAAGCCTTTGCACTGCGAGCAGAAGATCTCAAATTTGTTGCCAATCAGTTTAGACGTCTCCATAGTAAGAAGTTACAGCATACTTTCCGATTTTATTCTCACCACTGGAGGACATGGGCTGCCTGCTTCATTCAGGTTGCTTGGCGTCGACACAAGAAGAGGATGACTGCAAAGAGCCTTAGCATGAAAGAGTCATTCTCATATAGTCTTGATGAGCAAGTAGCTAATGAAACAGAACAAGGTAAGGAAGAGCATTCTACATCATCTTCAACTAGTTTGCAAGCAAAGCAGAACCTAGGTGTCACAATATTGGCTTCAAGGTTTGCTGCAAACACAAGGAGAGGAGCTCAGAAAATCAAGGATGTTGGATTGCCTAAGTTGCAAAAGCCTGAAGAGCCAGACTTCTCAATGGAACCAGAGGATGACTAG
- the LOC115971178 gene encoding serine/arginine-rich splicing factor RSZ22A — MTRIYVGNLDPRVNERDLEDAFRDFGVIESVWVARRPPGYAFIDFEDRRDAEDAIREIDGKNGWRVELSHNSRGGGGGRGGGRGRSGGSDLKCYECGEAGHFARECRLRGGSGRRRSRSPPRYRRSPSYGRRSYSPRGRASPRRRSLTPRGRSSYSRSPPPYRAREELPYANGNGLRDRRRSRS, encoded by the exons ATGACTCGCATATATGTGGGAAACTTGGACCCACGAGTTAACGAGAGGGATCTTGAAGATGCATTTCGTGATTTTGGAGTTATAGAAAG TGTTTGGGTTGCACGCAGACCACCAGGTTATGCTTTTATTGACTTTGAGGATCGTAGGGATGCAGAGGATGCAATCCGTGAAATAGATG GCAAGAATGGCTGGAGAGTGGAgctttctcacaactctagaggtGGGGGTGGTGGTCGTGGAGGGGGTCGTGGTCGATCTGGAGGTTCTGATTTGAAGTGCTATGAGTGTGGTGAGGCTGGTCACTTTGCTCGTGAATGCCGTCTGCGTGGTGGTTCAGGAAGACGTCGTAGCCGCAGCCCCCCTCGGTACCGGAGGAGCCCAAGTTATGGTCGAAG GAGCTACAGTCCCCGCGGACGGGCCTCCCCAAGACGCCGCAGTTTGACACCTCGTGGGCGTAGTAGTTACAGCAGGTCACCACCACCATACCGTGCACGTGAGGAATTGCCATATGCTAATGG AAATGGCCTGAGGGATCGACGCCGAAGCCGAAGCTGA
- the LOC115970444 gene encoding uncharacterized protein LOC115970444, with amino-acid sequence MAGDPSKRNQNLYCAYHQELGHLTDDCRNLKNHLDRLVRERKLRHLLHHPVGWQEQSNIETRQSALRPPIGTINVILVAPGRTGSNPLRVMSVGRLPSEADDRESKRASASPTPLIGFSDEDKLGTFQPHDDALVVTLRIGGYDVKRVLVDQGSAVEVMYPNLYKGLNLKPEDLSAYDSSLVSFEGKTVTPKGLNLKPNLYKGLNLKPEDLSAYDSPLVNFEGKTVTPKGMIKLPVQTDSDVVEVNFIVVDAYSPYTAIVARPWLHALRAMPLTLHQKVKYPSRGQVKEIIGNQAMTRRCMVSAISRRPNSEPSTSAENGL; translated from the coding sequence ATGGCAGGTGACCCCTCGAAACGTAACCAGAATCTATATTGCGCGTACCACCAAGAGCTGGGTCACCTCACCGATGATTGTAGGAATCTGAAAAACCACTTGGACCGGCTAGTCCGAGAGAGGAAGTTGAGACATCTATTACATCACCCTGTGGGATGGCAGGAACAATCAAACATCGAAACCAGGCAAAGCGCATTAaggccacccattggcacaataaatgtcatcCTTGTTGCACCTGGAAGGACCGGATCCAATCCTCTCAGAGTAATGTCAGTGGGCAGGCTCCCGTCTGAAGCCGATGACAGGGAATCTAAAAGGGCCAGTGCGAGTCCCACGCCCTTAATtggattctcggatgaggacaAACTGGGAACCTTtcaaccccacgatgatgccCTAGTCGTCACGCTCAGAATTGGGGGTTATGACGTCAAGAGGGTGCTAGTTGACCAAGGCAGCGCCGTGGAAGTAATGTATCCCAACTTGTATAAAGGattgaacctgaagccagaggACCTGTCGGCATACGACTCCTCTTTGGTCAGTTTTGAAGGAAAAACAGTCACCCCAAAAGGATTGAACCTGAAGCCCAACTTGTATAAAGGATTGAACCTAAAGCCAGAGGACCTGTCTGCATACGACTCCCCTTTGGTcaattttgaaggaaaaacaGTCACCCCGAAAGGCATGATCAAGCTGCCTGTACAAACAGACTCAGACGTGGTGGAAGTGAACTTCATTGTGGTAGATGCATACTCCCCTTACACAGCTATCGTGGCCCGACCATGGCTTCATGCACTAAGAGCTATGCCATTAACCCTacaccaaaaagtgaagtatccGTCAAGAGGTCAAGTCAAAGAAATAATAGGGAACCAAGCGATGACCAGGCGATGCATGGTGTCCGCAATCTCACGACGACCAAATAGTGAACCTTCCACCTCAGCTGAGAACGGCTTATAG